CGTGATGAAGACGGCGTCCTTGAAGCCCGATTCGGTATCGAGCGTAAACATCACGCCCGCGGCGCCGACGTCCGAGCGCACCATGCGCTGCACGCCCGCCGACAATGCGACTTCAGCATGCGTGAAGCCCTTGTGGACGCGATAGGAGATCGCCCGGTCGTTGTACAGCGACGCGAACACGTGTTTCATGCGATCGAGCACGTCGTCGATGCCGACAACGTTCAGGTAGCTTTCCTGCTGACCGGCAAACGATGCGTCCGGCAGGTCTTCCGCGGTCGCGGACGAACGCACGGCAAACGACAGTTCCGCGGGGGAGCTGTTTTGCAGCGTGTCGAACCCCGCGCGAATGTCAGCCTCGAGCTGCGGCTGCAGCGGTGCGTCGACGATCCATTGACGGATCTCCTTGCCCGCTTCGGCGAGCGCCTTGACGTCGTCGACATCGAGCGTCTCGAGGCGTTTGGCGATGCGTTCGGTCAGGTTGTTGTGCTGCAGGAAGTCACGGAACGCGAGCGCGGTGGTCGCGAAGCCAGTCGGCACGCGCACGCCGGCTTCGGCGAGCTGGCTGATCATCTCGCCCAGCGACGCGTTCTTGCCGCCGACGATCTCCACGTCGGTCATCCGCAACTGCTCGAACGGAACTACATACGCCTTGTCCTTTGCGACGGTAACTGCGTTAGTCATACAAGCCCCTAAGTGTGAAAGAAATTCACGGCTGTGCAAGTGGGCTTGAACACGGGCAGCCCATTGGAAGCTCGACCCCGTGTCTTGCACAACCTGTTAGATAAGCAATCGCCGAGACGGCGGAGATACGATGCATGAGCGCGCCGGCCGCCTGGTAGGACGCTGACCGCGCGAAAGAACGCGATTGAGCGGACTTATCGCTCGATCTCTTGCGTTCAACGCATATGCGTTCCGGTAACGTGACGTTGAACGACCGTTCGCGGCAAGTTAGCGGCCAATCGCCTGCAATTGCTTATCCAACAGGTTGCCGCTATTCTACCGTGCCGACTCCTCAAATGTGGCAGTCGGTCGAGAAATGCGCGTCGAATCGCGCGCCGACCGAGCCGGTGGGCTTTGGCAACGCCGGCCGCCCGGGCGAGAACGTGGCCCGACGCTGCCGTCTCCGGCCAACCGCCGCCGCGCGGTTCGATTCGAGCGCGTTTTTGCGCTCGCGCTTTCCGGCTCATTTGTCTTTCACGTTTACAGCCCCACTGATGCCGCCCACCGTATTCATCGTCTCAGACGGTACCGGGATTACTGCCGAAACCTTCGCGCATTCGATCCTCTCCCAGTTCGACCAGAAATTCCGCCTGGTCCGCGTGCCTTTCGTCGACTCGACCGAGAAGGCCTATGCAACGCTCGAAAAGATCAATGAAGCGGTCGTGCAGGACGGCCGTCGTCCGATCGTATTCACCACGCTCGTCGATAGCGCGTCGAATCAGATCGTAAAGGATTCGAACGCGCTCGTGCTCGACATGTTCCAGACCTTCGTCGAGCCGCTCGAGCAGGAACTGGAACTGAAGTCGAGCCACGCGATGGGCCGGGGACACCAGAACGCGGACACCGAGGAGTACAAGAACCGGATCGAGGCGATCAATTTCTCGCTCGCGCACGACGACGGTCAATCGAACCGCAATCTCGCCGACGCCGACGTGATCCTCGTCGGCGTGTCGCGCAGCGGCAAGACGCCGACAAGCCTTTATCTGGCGATGCAGTACGGTGTGAAAGCAGCGAACTATCCGCTGATTCCCGAAGATTTCGAACGCGGCAAGCTGCCGACGCCACTGCTCGAGCATCGGCAGAAGATGTTCGGGTTGTCGATCGATCCGCAGCGGCTGTCGGAAATCCGCAACGAGCGGCGGCCGGGCAGCAAGTATGCCGCGCTGGAAAACTGCCGCTACGAGATCAACGAAGCCGAAGCGATGATGCGGCGCGAGGGGATCAAGTGGCTGTCGTCGACGCACAAGTCGATCGAGGAGATTGCGACGACGATCCTGCAGGAAATCAAGCTGGATCGGTCGTCGTATTGAGGGACAGCCGAGCAGGCGTCGCGTTGCCTGATCAGGGCACAGCCGAGGCGACCCGCGTTTAGTTTTTACGCCCGCGTTGCTGCCGGCACTGCTCGAACACGCAGACCGCCGCCGCGGCCGCCACGTTCAGCGACTCCATGCCGCCCGGCTGCGGGATCGTCACGCGCAACGACACGGCCTCGCGCCATGCCTGCGACACGCCCGCCCCTTCATTGCCGAACACCCACGCGAGCGGCCTGTTCAGGTCGCAGTCATAGATCGCTTCGGCGCCGTGCGAATCGGTAATCACCACCGGCACCGCGAGGCGCTCGATCAGCGCATCCGCTTCGACGTCCTCATGAATTTGCAACAGGAAGTGCGCGCCCATCCCGGAGCGCAGCACCTTCGACGACCACGCGTACGCGGTGCCCCGCGCGCAGAACACGTGCTCGATACCCCCCGCGGCCGCGCTGCGCAGAATCGAACCCACGTTGCCCGCGTCCTGTACGCCGTCGAGCACGAGACAGTTTTGCTCGACGCGCCCGGGCAGCGGCGCATCGAGCTTCTCGACGAGCAGCACCATCCCGACCCCATGCACGACATTCGACAACTGCCCGAACAACGCATCCGGCAGCGTCACGAGCCGATGCTCGTCGATGCGCGACACGATCGCTTGCGCTTCGTCGTGGTTCAGCGCGCCGTCGGTAACGACGCATAGCTCCGGCTGACCGGCGACGTCGAGATACGTGCTCGCGAGATGAAAGCCTTCGAGCAGCGCATGGCCGCTGCGGCGCTGTTGATGCGTCGAGCCGGCCAGTGCCTTCAGGCGCTTGTAGAGCGGATTGTCCCGCGAGGTAATGGCTTTCACAGGCAGCGAAGGCGGTGGAAGGGGAAGGAATCAGCGGCGAATCAACGGCAAATCAACGGCACGCAAACACGGACCGCACTAGAGCCGCGCCGATGTGGTCGCTCACGCGAGGCCGGCTTCGCCAAACGCATCGCCGTCGAGCAGCAGCGCGTCGGCCGCGATGACGGCATCCGCCCCCGGTAACGGCACGCCTGTGCCGAACCGCAGATGCGCTTCGCGCACCGGCGCGAACGAGCGCCGATGATGCTCGCACGGCCCATGCTCGCGCAGCGCCGCGAGATGCTGCGGCGTGCCGTAACCGGCATGCGCGTCGAAACCGTACATCGGATACGTCTGGTGCAGTTCGAGCAGCATGCGGTCGCGCGTGACCTTCGCGAGAATCGACGCCGCCGAAATGCACTTCACCAGCGCGTCGCCGCTGATCACCGCCTCGCTACGGATACTGAGCGTCGGGCAACGATTGCCGTCGATCTTCACGAGCGTCGGCACGACCGACAGGCCCTCGACCGCACGCTTCATCGCCAGCATGGTGGCGTGCAGGATGTTCAGCGAATCGATTTCCTCGACCGTTGCCGACGCGATGCAGTACGCGAGCGCACGCTCGACGATCTTGTCGTACAGCGCTTCACGCTTGAGTGCGCTCAGCACCTTGGAATCGTCGAGGCCGCGGATCATCGGTTTGGCCGGATTGAAAATCACCGCCGCCGCGACGACCGGACCGGCCAGCGGCCCGCGCCCTGCTTCGTCGACGCCGCAGACGATGTCGTCCGCGCTCTCGAAGCTCAGGCCGGCCTGCGCCACCACCCGAACGGCGGCCGCGCTCTTGCGGCCAGGCGCGCGCACGACGGTCATGGCCGCCCCGCCCGCTGCTCGACGACGCTTGCCACGACTTCGGCGGCGCGCTGCGCGGTGTTCTGCTTCAGCACGTGATGCATCTCCGTGAAAATTTCCCTCAGCGTGCGCCGGTTCGTTTCGTCGCGCAACTGTTTCAGCGTCGCCTCCGCGAGCGCCTGCGGCGTCGCGAAGTGCTGAAGGATTTCCGGCACCACGAAGCGCCCGGCGAGGATGTTCGGCAGGCCAACGTACGGCAGATAGCCCTGGCGGCGCATGATCTGGCCGGTCAGCCAGGGCACCTTGTACGAAATCACCATCGGCTTTTTCAGCAGCGCGGCTTCGAGCGTGACGGTGCCGCTCTTCACCAGGATCGCGTCGGCGGCGGTCATCGCGAGTTGCGACTGGCCGTCGGTGATCGTCAGCGCGAGACCCGGATGCGCATCGACGAGCGGCTGCAGCAACGCGCGCAAAGCGGGCGTTGCTGCCGGCATCACGAAGTGCACGCTGGGCTCCTGGTGCTGCATCATCTCCATCGCGGCGAAGAACGTCGGGCCGATCAGATCAATTTCGGAGCGCCGGCTGCCCGGCAACACCGCGATCACCGGCCCGCTTTGCGCGAGACCGAGCGCTCGGCGCGCGCCGAGCGTGTCGGGTTCGAGCGGAATCTGATCGGCCAGCGGATGCCCGACGTACGACGCCGCGACACCCGCCTTTTCGAGCAACGCGGTTTCGAACGGGAATACGCATAGCATGTGGTCGACCGCCTTGGCGATCTTCTTGATGCGCCCGCCGCGCCATGCCCAGATGGACGGGCAGACGAAGTGTACGGTCGGAATGCCGGCGTCGCGCAACGCATGCTCGAGTCCGAAATTGAAGTCGGGCGCGTCGACGCCGACGAACACGGACGGCGGCTCGGCGAGCAGTTGACGCTTCAGCTCGTTACGGATACCAAGGATTTCAGGGATGTGGCGCAGTGCCTCGACATAGCCGCGCACCGCCAGCTTATCCATCGGCCAATGGGCGTCGAAGCCCGCGGCGACCATGCGCGGACCACCGATGCCGTAGTACTGCGTGGCGGCCGGCAACCGGCTGGAGAGGCCGTCGAGCAGCGAAGCGGCGAGCAGGTCGCCGGACGGCTCGCCGGCCACCATCGCGACGCGCAGCGGACTGGGTTGCAACGTCATCGGTTAGCGGATGATGCCGCGCTGCGACGCTTCGACGAACGCGAGCAGCGTCTGCACCGGCGCGTCGCCGTCACCGCCGGCCGAACCCAGTTCCTTCAATTGCACTTTCGCTTCTTCGAGCGACAGGCCGTTCTTGTACAGCACGCGATACGCGGTGCGCAGCACCGAGATCGCGTCCGCCGAGAAGCCGCGGCGGCGCAGCCCTTCGACGTTGATGCCATGCGGCTCCGCCTTGTTGCCCGCGGCGATCACGTAGGGCGGCACGTCCTGCACGAGCGCCGACGCGCCGCCGAGCATCGAATGCGCGCCGATGCGCACGAACTGGTGCACGCCCGACATGCCGCCGATGATCGCGTGGTCGCCGATCGTCACGTGGCCGGCCATCTGCGCGTTGCTCGACAGGATCACGTTGCTGCCGACGTGGCAGTCGTGACCGATGTGCACGTAGGCCATGATCCAGTTGTCGTCACCGAGCGTGGTGACGCCCGCGTCCTGCACCGTGCCGGTGTGGATCGTCGTGAACTCGCGAATCATGTTGCGGTTGCCGATCACGAGCCGGGTCGGCTCGTCCTTGTACTTCATGTCCTGCGGACGGCCGCCGACCGATGCGTAATGGCCGATGCGGTTGTCTTCGCCGATCGTGGTATAGCCTTCGATTACGCTGTGCGAGCCGATCGTGGTGCGCGCACCGATCGTCACGTGTGCGCCGATCACGGCATAGGGCCCGACTTCGACGGATTCGTCGAGCTGCGCGCCCGCTTCGATGATCGCAGTGGGATGGATCCTGCTCATGCGTCCTCGCTTCTGATTCTGTTGCGTTGTCTGGATGGACTTGCCGCCGGGCCGACCGCGCGCGTACCGTGCCGCGACCTGCCCTGACGCCGGCTTTACGCGTCTGTGTCCGTGTGGCGCACTGCGCACATCAGATCGGCTTCCGCCGCGACGACACCATCCACTTCGGCGCGCGCCTTGAACTTCCAGATGCCGCGCATATGACGCTCGAACGTGCAGTTCAGCATCAGCTGATCGCCCGGCTCCACCACGCGCTTGAAGCGCGCGTTGTCGATGCCGACGAACAGATACAGCGTGTTCGACGGATCGCTCGGCTCTTCCGAGAACGTCAGCAGCGCCGCGGTCTGCGCGAGTGCTTCGAGGATCAGCACGCCTGGCATCACCGGCCGCGTCGGGAAATGTCCCTGAAAATACGGCTCATTGATCGACACGTTCTTCAACGCTTTGATGCTCTTGTGCGGTTCGAGTTCGAGCACCCGGTCGACCAGCAGGATCGGATAACGATGCGGCAGCAGCGTGAGAATCTTATGAATGTCGAGATTGATTTTTTCGGTGCTCATGGTGTTTCTGCTCACGCATTGACTGCGCGATGATGACTGCGGATGCTGGTGCAGGTAGGTTGAAAACGCGCGCAACCGGCGCCTCTGATGACCGTTGGCCGTGCCACCCGGTCACAGCCACCGGCTTTGCTTCATGATGCTCGGCCACTATTTTACGCGGTGCCGGTGGGCCGCCGGGATAACTGTCAGATCTTGTTGCCTGCGGGTTGACCCGCGGCGTCATCGACGGCATGGCTGCCGGCCTTGTCGGCCGTGGCGTTCTCCAGCGCCTTGATGCGATCGCGAAGCTTGTCGATATTGCGCAGCAGCGCGGCGCTTTTATTCCAGTCCGCGTGGTTCACGGCCGGGAACGCACTCGTGTACATGCCGGGCTTGAGTAGCGACTTCGACACGCCCGACTTCGCGGTGACGATCACGTAATCGCCAAGCGTGACGTGTCCGGCAATGCCGACCGCACCGCCGATCATGCAATGACGGCCGATCGTCGTGCTGCCCGCGATACCCGCGCAGCCCGCGATCACCGTGTACGCGCCGACCTTGCAGTTATGGCCGATCTGCACGAGGTTGTCGATCTTCACGCACTCCTCGATGATCGTGTCGGCCATCGCGCCGCGGTCGATCGTGGTGTTCGCGCCGATCTCGACATCGTTTGCGATCGACACGCCGCCGACCTGCGGAATCTTGACCCAGCTGCCGGTGCGCGCGTCGCCTTCGCCGACGAAGTCGGGCGCGAAGCCGAAGCCGTCCGAGCCGATCACCGCGCCCGCGTGCACGATCACCCGCTCGCCGAGCTTGCAGCCGTGGTACACGGTCACGTTCGGATACAGATGCGAATTCGCGCCGACGCGCGTGCCGCGGCCGATGACGACGTTGGCGTCGAGCCGCGCGTGCTCGCCGATCACAGCACCCGCTTCGACGCTGACACGCGGACCGATTACCGCGCTTGCGGCGACCTGCGCGGAAGGATCGATGGTTGCGCTGGGATGCACGCCGGGCAACGCCTTCGGCGCGGCGAGCTCGATGAAGGTTTGCGCGATGCGCGCAAAGTAAGCATAGGGATTCGGCGTGACGATGAAGTTTCGACCTTCGCGCGAGGCGAGCTTCGCGAGGTCGCCGGCATTGATCAGCACCGCGCCGGCGCGGGTGGTTTCGACCTGCGACAGGTACTTCGGATTGGCGAGGAACGCCAACTGGTCCGGGCCCGCCTGGTCGAGCGGCGCGAGACTGCTCACGCGCTGCGACCGGTTACCGACTACCTCACCGCCGAACCGCTGTACGATGTCCTCGAGCGAAAATGCCATGCCTATCCTGTCTCCAACCTGTTCAATCAATGCGAGGGCGCGCCGACGCGCGCCGGGCGACCCGTGCGGCGCCCTTAATTGCCCGATGCCGCCAGCGCCTTCAGCACCTGGTCGGTGATATCGATGCGCGGGCTCACGTACACCGCTTCCTGCACGATCAGATCGTAGTGCTGCGTTTCGGCGATCTGCTTGATGACCTTGTTCGCGCGGTCGAGCACCGCCGCGAGTTCCTCGTTGCGGCGCTGGTTCAGGTCTTCGCGGAACTCACGCTGCTTGCGCTGGAAGTCCGAGTCGAGCTGCGACAGGTCGCGCTGCTTCTGCGCGCGATCAGTCGCCGACATTGTCGCGCCATTCTTGTCGAGTGCATCGGACATCGACTTGAGCTTTTGCGCCATGTCGGCAAGATCCTTGTCGCGCTTCGCGAATTCGGCCTCGAGCTTCAGCTGCGCGGCTTTCGCCGCCGCCGATTCGCGCAGGATGCGGTCGGAATTCACCGCGGCGATCCTCGCTTCCTGCGCGTGCGCCATGCCGACCCCGAGGGTCATTGCCAGCGCCAATGCGCACGCTACACGTTTCGAAAACATACCGGTTAGCAAAGTCATCCTCTCGATACTGTAGTTTGGCGGGGCCGGCTGCCGCAGCCGGCCGCCGGATGCATCCGCCGCCCGATCAGAACGCCGTCCCGATCTGGAACTGGAACTTCTGATACTGGTCGCCAGTGTGCTTGGTGAGCGGGAAGCCAAGGCTCAACTTGAGCGGGCCGATCGGCGAGATCCACGCGAGACCCACACCGTAGCCGTAGCGCAGGCCGTTTGCGCCAGTCGACGTCGCTGCCGAACTCGCGTCTGCCCAGACATTACCAGCATCCAGGAACGTGAAGACACGCAGCGTACGGTCGTAACCGGTGCCAGGCAGCGGGAACGTCAAC
Above is a window of Paraburkholderia sprentiae WSM5005 DNA encoding:
- the fabZ gene encoding 3-hydroxyacyl-ACP dehydratase FabZ, which codes for MSTEKINLDIHKILTLLPHRYPILLVDRVLELEPHKSIKALKNVSINEPYFQGHFPTRPVMPGVLILEALAQTAALLTFSEEPSDPSNTLYLFVGIDNARFKRVVEPGDQLMLNCTFERHMRGIWKFKARAEVDGVVAAEADLMCAVRHTDTDA
- the rnhB gene encoding ribonuclease HII, whose amino-acid sequence is MTVVRAPGRKSAAAVRVVAQAGLSFESADDIVCGVDEAGRGPLAGPVVAAAVIFNPAKPMIRGLDDSKVLSALKREALYDKIVERALAYCIASATVEEIDSLNILHATMLAMKRAVEGLSVVPTLVKIDGNRCPTLSIRSEAVISGDALVKCISAASILAKVTRDRMLLELHQTYPMYGFDAHAGYGTPQHLAALREHGPCEHHRRSFAPVREAHLRFGTGVPLPGADAVIAADALLLDGDAFGEAGLA
- the lpxA gene encoding acyl-ACP--UDP-N-acetylglucosamine O-acyltransferase; this translates as MSRIHPTAIIEAGAQLDESVEVGPYAVIGAHVTIGARTTIGSHSVIEGYTTIGEDNRIGHYASVGGRPQDMKYKDEPTRLVIGNRNMIREFTTIHTGTVQDAGVTTLGDDNWIMAYVHIGHDCHVGSNVILSSNAQMAGHVTIGDHAIIGGMSGVHQFVRIGAHSMLGGASALVQDVPPYVIAAGNKAEPHGINVEGLRRRGFSADAISVLRTAYRVLYKNGLSLEEAKVQLKELGSAGGDGDAPVQTLLAFVEASQRGIIR
- the ppsR gene encoding posphoenolpyruvate synthetase regulatory kinase/phosphorylase PpsR — its product is MPPTVFIVSDGTGITAETFAHSILSQFDQKFRLVRVPFVDSTEKAYATLEKINEAVVQDGRRPIVFTTLVDSASNQIVKDSNALVLDMFQTFVEPLEQELELKSSHAMGRGHQNADTEEYKNRIEAINFSLAHDDGQSNRNLADADVILVGVSRSGKTPTSLYLAMQYGVKAANYPLIPEDFERGKLPTPLLEHRQKMFGLSIDPQRLSEIRNERRPGSKYAALENCRYEINEAEAMMRREGIKWLSSTHKSIEEIATTILQEIKLDRSSY
- a CDS encoding OmpH family outer membrane protein — encoded protein: MLTGMFSKRVACALALAMTLGVGMAHAQEARIAAVNSDRILRESAAAKAAQLKLEAEFAKRDKDLADMAQKLKSMSDALDKNGATMSATDRAQKQRDLSQLDSDFQRKQREFREDLNQRRNEELAAVLDRANKVIKQIAETQHYDLIVQEAVYVSPRIDITDQVLKALAASGN
- a CDS encoding TrmH family RNA methyltransferase: MKAITSRDNPLYKRLKALAGSTHQQRRSGHALLEGFHLASTYLDVAGQPELCVVTDGALNHDEAQAIVSRIDEHRLVTLPDALFGQLSNVVHGVGMVLLVEKLDAPLPGRVEQNCLVLDGVQDAGNVGSILRSAAAGGIEHVFCARGTAYAWSSKVLRSGMGAHFLLQIHEDVEADALIERLAVPVVITDSHGAEAIYDCDLNRPLAWVFGNEGAGVSQAWREAVSLRVTIPQPGGMESLNVAAAAAVCVFEQCRQQRGRKN
- the lpxB gene encoding lipid-A-disaccharide synthase, which codes for MTLQPSPLRVAMVAGEPSGDLLAASLLDGLSSRLPAATQYYGIGGPRMVAAGFDAHWPMDKLAVRGYVEALRHIPEILGIRNELKRQLLAEPPSVFVGVDAPDFNFGLEHALRDAGIPTVHFVCPSIWAWRGGRIKKIAKAVDHMLCVFPFETALLEKAGVAASYVGHPLADQIPLEPDTLGARRALGLAQSGPVIAVLPGSRRSEIDLIGPTFFAAMEMMQHQEPSVHFVMPAATPALRALLQPLVDAHPGLALTITDGQSQLAMTAADAILVKSGTVTLEAALLKKPMVISYKVPWLTGQIMRRQGYLPYVGLPNILAGRFVVPEILQHFATPQALAEATLKQLRDETNRRTLREIFTEMHHVLKQNTAQRAAEVVASVVEQRAGRP
- the lpxD gene encoding UDP-3-O-(3-hydroxymyristoyl)glucosamine N-acyltransferase, which translates into the protein MAFSLEDIVQRFGGEVVGNRSQRVSSLAPLDQAGPDQLAFLANPKYLSQVETTRAGAVLINAGDLAKLASREGRNFIVTPNPYAYFARIAQTFIELAAPKALPGVHPSATIDPSAQVAASAVIGPRVSVEAGAVIGEHARLDANVVIGRGTRVGANSHLYPNVTVYHGCKLGERVIVHAGAVIGSDGFGFAPDFVGEGDARTGSWVKIPQVGGVSIANDVEIGANTTIDRGAMADTIIEECVKIDNLVQIGHNCKVGAYTVIAGCAGIAGSTTIGRHCMIGGAVGIAGHVTLGDYVIVTAKSGVSKSLLKPGMYTSAFPAVNHADWNKSAALLRNIDKLRDRIKALENATADKAGSHAVDDAAGQPAGNKI